Proteins encoded in a region of the Thermocaproicibacter melissae genome:
- a CDS encoding SOS response-associated peptidase, with translation MCGRYCLYDDGNEEIRMILDRTAGDFKTGEIFPTDKAPVLIGQSGKIKPQAVIWGFPGFRGKGVIINARAETVPEKPLFRNSLRSKRCVIPSSGFFEWTHDGQKTKYRFNLPDTGVLYMAGLYQDFGEKRCYVIITTAANESMSAVHNRMPVILRRNEVREWLCNDSAATSKLVKMPPLLVKTQVG, from the coding sequence ATGTGTGGAAGATACTGCTTATATGATGACGGCAACGAAGAGATACGAATGATTCTCGACCGGACGGCGGGCGATTTCAAAACCGGTGAGATCTTCCCGACGGACAAAGCGCCGGTGCTGATTGGGCAAAGCGGAAAGATTAAGCCGCAGGCTGTTATTTGGGGATTCCCCGGTTTTCGCGGCAAAGGAGTCATTATCAACGCCCGCGCGGAAACGGTTCCGGAGAAACCGCTGTTCCGAAATTCCCTCCGGTCAAAGCGCTGCGTGATTCCTTCTTCCGGCTTTTTCGAGTGGACTCACGACGGGCAGAAAACGAAGTACCGGTTCAATCTCCCCGACACCGGTGTTCTTTATATGGCAGGGCTTTACCAAGACTTTGGAGAGAAGAGATGCTATGTCATCATTACAACGGCAGCGAATGAATCCATGTCTGCCGTTCACAACAGAATGCCGGTTATATTGCGGCGGAACGAAGTGCGGGAATGGCTCTGCAATGATTCGGCAGCGACGAGCAAGTTGGTTAAGATGCCGCCGCTGCTTGTAAAAACTCAGGTTGGATAA
- the dinB gene encoding DNA polymerase IV, which translates to MERVILHSDCNSFYASVECLYHPEIRNKPVAVGGEPEHRHGIILTKNGIAKKYGVKTGEPLWKAKQKCPDLVIIPPNYPLYQRFSEMARKIYLEYTDKVEPFGIDESWLDVTGSAKIYGDGEKIAREINRRVKEELGITVSVGVSWNKIFAKFGSDYKKPDAVTVITKENYKEIIWPQPVEDLLYVGPATKRKLNGIGIHTIGELAAIKPEYLRAKFGKWGDVLHDFSNGLDITPVAEYDSTRAVKSIGNSTTTIRDLKTEEDVKMVLFVLAESVGRRMREQGFKGRELSVAVRDNELCTIAKQCKFEKFTNISSEIAEKAFWLFRKFYSWYRPIRSIGISVSDFAHDNIPTQTDLFCDERQRIRMERLDSAVDVLKRRFGNYCVQRASLLKEPTLTRFNPKDENTIHPIGYF; encoded by the coding sequence ATGGAACGCGTAATCCTGCACAGTGACTGTAATTCCTTTTATGCTTCCGTTGAATGCCTGTATCATCCGGAAATCCGCAACAAGCCGGTCGCGGTCGGCGGAGAACCGGAGCACAGACACGGAATTATCCTCACAAAAAACGGAATCGCCAAAAAATACGGGGTAAAAACAGGCGAACCGCTCTGGAAGGCAAAGCAGAAATGCCCCGATCTGGTAATCATTCCGCCGAATTACCCGCTTTACCAGCGCTTTTCGGAGATGGCCCGGAAGATCTACCTAGAATATACCGACAAAGTGGAGCCGTTCGGAATTGACGAAAGCTGGCTCGACGTGACGGGCAGCGCAAAGATATACGGTGACGGAGAGAAGATTGCCAGAGAAATCAACCGGCGCGTCAAGGAAGAACTCGGCATCACCGTCTCAGTCGGCGTGTCCTGGAACAAGATATTTGCAAAGTTCGGAAGCGATTACAAAAAGCCGGATGCCGTGACGGTCATCACAAAAGAGAATTACAAAGAAATCATCTGGCCGCAGCCGGTGGAAGATTTGCTGTATGTCGGCCCGGCAACAAAGAGAAAGCTGAACGGGATTGGAATTCACACAATCGGCGAGCTGGCCGCTATAAAACCGGAGTACCTCCGGGCCAAATTCGGCAAGTGGGGCGACGTGCTGCATGATTTTTCAAACGGCCTCGATATCACTCCGGTTGCGGAGTATGACAGCACCAGAGCGGTAAAATCCATCGGCAACAGCACCACGACAATTCGCGACCTGAAGACCGAGGAAGACGTGAAAATGGTTCTGTTCGTCCTGGCGGAAAGCGTAGGCCGCAGGATGCGGGAACAGGGATTCAAAGGCCGGGAGCTGTCCGTTGCGGTGCGCGACAACGAGCTTTGCACAATTGCGAAGCAATGCAAATTCGAGAAGTTCACCAATATCTCTTCCGAGATTGCGGAAAAAGCGTTCTGGCTTTTTCGGAAGTTTTACAGCTGGTACCGGCCAATCCGCAGCATCGGAATCTCGGTGTCGGATTTCGCTCACGACAATATTCCCACGCAGACGGATTTGTTTTGCGACGAGCGTCAGCGGATACGCATGGAACGGCTCGACAGCGCCGTTGACGTCTTGAAACGTCGGTTTGGGAATTACTGCGTGCAGCGCGCTTCGCTACTGAAAGAACCGACCTTGACAAGGTTCAATCCGAAAGACGAGAACACAATTCATCCGATTGGGTATTTCTGA
- the lexA gene encoding transcriptional repressor LexA, whose product MRPSQRDKIYKYLTDYYNTNGYPPSMAEIAASLGLKSRSNINAQLAQMANEGKLTKINGKYYPAQAAEQTRVVMVPVLGTIAAGVPITAIENLEGYVGYLPRSGHGGNPLFALRIKGDSMIEAGIYDGDIVIVEQTPYAENGQIVAAMVGDEATVKRFYKENGHYRLQPENSRMEPIIVSEVQILGRVISSMRYYY is encoded by the coding sequence ATGCGTCCCTCACAGCGTGACAAAATTTATAAATATCTGACGGACTATTACAATACAAACGGCTATCCGCCTTCCATGGCGGAGATAGCGGCGTCGCTTGGCCTGAAATCACGGTCAAACATCAACGCGCAGCTTGCGCAGATGGCCAACGAAGGGAAACTTACTAAAATTAACGGCAAATACTACCCGGCACAAGCCGCTGAACAGACCCGCGTCGTCATGGTTCCGGTGCTGGGAACCATCGCCGCCGGCGTGCCCATCACGGCAATTGAGAACCTGGAAGGATATGTCGGTTATCTACCTCGCTCCGGTCACGGGGGCAATCCCCTGTTCGCTCTGCGGATTAAAGGTGACTCCATGATTGAAGCCGGTATCTATGACGGGGATATCGTTATTGTGGAGCAGACCCCTTACGCGGAAAACGGTCAGATTGTCGCGGCGATGGTTGGCGACGAGGCAACCGTCAAGCGATTCTACAAGGAGAACGGGCATTACCGTCTCCAGCCGGAGAATTCCAGAATGGAGCCAATCATCGTTTCCGAGGTTCAGATTCTCGGCCGGGTCATTTCAAGTATGCGTTATTACTATTGA
- a CDS encoding aminoglycoside 6-adenylyltransferase, with amino-acid sequence MKERFCFAAENDKKIKALVIIGSYARTYSQADAYSDLDIIIATEDPESWLYGEEPASWET; translated from the coding sequence ATCAAAGAACGATTTTGTTTTGCGGCAGAAAATGATAAGAAAATCAAAGCTCTGGTCATAATCGGGTCTTATGCCAGAACCTATTCTCAAGCTGATGCGTATTCGGACCTGGATATCATTATAGCCACAGAAGACCCAGAATCCTGGCTTTATGGAGAAGAACCGGCAAGCTGGGAAACATGA
- a CDS encoding CaiB/BaiF CoA transferase family protein: MGKKIRALENLKVLDLTRVVAGPYCTAILGDMGAKVIKIEIPGKGDDSRAYDPHVNGESVYFANLNRNKIGITLNLKHPKGKEIFLQLVKKADVVVENFRPGVMDKLGIGYDVLKEVNDQIIYAAVSGFGSYGPYSQRPGYDIISQAMGGLMSVTGPEGSPPTRSGNAMGDILGGMNLAIGILAAVNARHLIGHGQRVDVSLVDSVVASLENAFERYLYSGMLPKRMGNSYASIAPYDSYRAKDGYVIIACGNQKLYEKFCTEVIHMPEMITDKRFATIPLRVKNNKIQKQYIESWTTKHTVDEVVDLALSKGIPAGPIYDLKQIIEDEHISKAREMFLDVDHPVIGKMKVNGNPIKLMDTMPDVQMPAPTLGQDNDYVYGEILKMSKQEIKDLSKNGVI; the protein is encoded by the coding sequence ATGGGAAAAAAAATAAGAGCGCTTGAAAATTTGAAAGTGCTTGATTTAACAAGAGTTGTCGCCGGCCCGTACTGTACTGCAATTCTTGGAGATATGGGTGCAAAGGTAATCAAAATAGAAATTCCGGGAAAAGGCGACGACTCTAGGGCATATGATCCGCATGTAAATGGAGAAAGCGTTTACTTTGCCAACTTAAATCGGAATAAAATCGGGATTACTTTAAATTTGAAACATCCGAAAGGTAAAGAGATTTTTCTTCAGCTTGTTAAAAAAGCCGATGTTGTGGTCGAGAATTTCCGGCCTGGCGTTATGGACAAGCTCGGAATCGGCTACGATGTTTTAAAAGAAGTCAACGACCAAATCATCTACGCGGCTGTTTCAGGGTTTGGAAGCTACGGGCCTTATTCGCAGCGCCCGGGATATGACATTATTTCACAGGCAATGGGCGGTTTGATGAGTGTAACCGGCCCGGAGGGAAGCCCTCCGACCCGCTCTGGAAACGCAATGGGCGATATTCTGGGGGGAATGAACCTCGCTATCGGAATCTTAGCCGCCGTAAATGCCCGCCATTTAATCGGGCACGGGCAGAGAGTGGATGTCTCCCTTGTGGATTCGGTTGTCGCGAGCCTTGAAAATGCCTTTGAGCGATATCTCTACTCCGGGATGCTTCCAAAGCGAATGGGAAACTCTTATGCTTCTATTGCACCCTACGATTCTTATCGCGCGAAAGACGGTTATGTCATTATCGCATGCGGCAACCAAAAGCTGTACGAAAAATTCTGTACCGAAGTAATCCACATGCCTGAAATGATTACGGATAAACGCTTTGCAACGATACCTCTTCGCGTAAAAAACAATAAGATACAAAAGCAATACATCGAATCTTGGACAACAAAACATACGGTAGATGAAGTTGTTGATTTGGCTTTGTCAAAAGGAATCCCCGCTGGGCCGATTTACGATTTGAAACAAATCATCGAAGACGAACATATCTCAAAAGCACGCGAAATGTTTTTGGACGTTGACCACCCAGTCATCGGGAAAATGAAAGTAAACGGTAATCCGATTAAATTGATGGATACCATGCCGGATGTCCAGATGCCGGCTCCGACGCTCGGACAAGATAATGATTACGTTTACGGTGAGATCTTGAAAATGTCAAAACAGGAAATCAAAGACCTCTCGAAGAACGGCGTAATCTAA
- a CDS encoding AtuA-related protein, whose protein sequence is MAEIYLMDIAHGRSGDKGDTCNVCVFARDPKDYELIKREVTVEKVREYFGDMVKGEIIRYEIPSLNGFNFVMKHALGGGATLSLRLDTLGKSMGSAFMRMKIHKD, encoded by the coding sequence GTGGCGGAAATTTATCTGATGGATATCGCCCACGGCCGTTCGGGAGATAAGGGCGACACCTGCAACGTTTGTGTTTTTGCCCGCGACCCGAAAGATTATGAGCTGATTAAAAGAGAAGTTACGGTTGAGAAAGTCCGTGAGTATTTTGGGGACATGGTTAAGGGAGAAATCATCCGCTATGAAATTCCGTCCCTCAACGGCTTCAATTTCGTGATGAAACACGCGTTAGGGGGCGGAGCAACGCTTTCACTGAGGCTGGATACTCTCGGCAAATCGATGGGCTCTGCGTTTATGAGAATGAAAATACACAAAGACTGA
- a CDS encoding acyclic terpene utilization AtuA family protein — translation MTPDVTVDISNATLTQDGENRVRVGNIKGKERPEQLKLCIGYHAGYKVETYLSFAWPEAYEKAQYAADIIMKKMKRKGLQAEDIHISYVGLNALHLGVADMDPDFVKRMNEVVLRIAIRTKEKAEAAKIIPEIAPLQLNGPPGASFFGGRAKVREVIGLWPTLIPRDAVKLTPHILEVN, via the coding sequence TTGACCCCGGACGTGACGGTAGACATCAGCAACGCGACCCTTACCCAGGACGGCGAAAACCGCGTGCGGGTCGGAAACATAAAAGGGAAAGAGCGCCCGGAGCAGTTAAAATTGTGCATCGGTTACCACGCAGGTTATAAAGTCGAGACATACTTGAGCTTTGCTTGGCCGGAAGCATACGAAAAAGCACAATACGCTGCCGATATTATAATGAAAAAAATGAAGCGCAAAGGTCTTCAGGCCGAAGATATCCATATTAGCTACGTCGGTCTGAATGCGCTTCATCTTGGCGTCGCCGATATGGACCCGGATTTCGTGAAAAGAATGAACGAGGTCGTGTTGCGGATTGCCATTCGCACGAAAGAAAAAGCAGAGGCCGCCAAGATTATTCCGGAAATCGCGCCACTGCAGCTCAACGGACCTCCGGGTGCAAGCTTCTTCGGCGGGCGCGCAAAAGTTCGGGAAGTAATCGGCTTATGGCCGACGCTGATTCCGCGCGATGCTGTGAAGCTCACACCGCACATTTTGGAGGTGAACTGA
- a CDS encoding fibronectin type III-like domain-contianing protein, whose protein sequence is MNDTDTLTVSVTVKNTGKVAGKETIQLYVSPPEEQKAIRPVRELKGFQKVFLNPGEEKTVSFCLDKRSFAYYETRIPGWYTGNGEYEIFVGTSSRDLPLHDKVTISSTERIPLKITDTTTIGDVLRYGEKPELLESALEKMRKAFGQSSETVNSEMFHQMIDGMPLHSMVSFFSEDMEELIKTLR, encoded by the coding sequence ATGAACGATACAGATACCCTTACCGTATCCGTCACGGTGAAAAACACAGGCAAGGTGGCCGGAAAGGAAACCATCCAGCTCTATGTGTCACCGCCGGAAGAGCAGAAAGCAATTCGTCCGGTTCGGGAATTGAAGGGTTTCCAGAAAGTATTTCTGAACCCCGGCGAGGAAAAGACCGTCTCGTTCTGCTTAGACAAACGCAGCTTTGCTTATTATGAAACGAGAATTCCGGGCTGGTACACCGGGAACGGAGAATATGAGATTTTCGTCGGCACTTCAAGCCGAGACCTTCCGCTTCATGATAAAGTCACAATCAGCAGCACGGAAAGAATTCCTCTGAAAATTACCGATACCACAACAATCGGCGATGTTCTCCGTTACGGCGAAAAGCCGGAGCTGCTGGAATCTGCCTTGGAGAAAATGAGGAAAGCATTCGGCCAGTCATCGGAGACCGTAAACTCGGAAATGTTCCATCAGATGATTGATGGAATGCCGCTGCACAGCATGGTCAGCTTTTTCTCCGAAGACATGGAAGAACTCATTAAAACGCTTCGATAA
- a CDS encoding glycoside hydrolase family 3 protein translates to MQNQLDYPMSMREKRNASLSREAAASGMVLLENRNGTLPLKAESKKIALFGCGAVRTVRGGTGSGDPLNGGLLGGGIVHVNQSPRYHINIMQSFLSAGYHVVTKDLLNEYAAKYDAAEEKSIGDPLHMFVFPEMSYSAEQVSQYAKMTDTAVYVISRNSGEGADRCLKKNVTIDGMEYEIGDYEISQTERNNVEVISNAFPKMILVLNVGGVVDMSTVRKNSKIGAVLLMSQAGQEGGDALLDVLTGRVTPSGKLTATWAMKYSDYPASATFAYNDNDVSKEKYEEGIYVGYRYFDTFGIEPCYEFGYGLSYTEFSMECQGAELEGEWVKLQVKVKNEGSVYSGREVVQVYYSAPGGWNEINGVEKPFQELASFAKTKELKPGESQTLFIRFRIRDMASYCEKDACYRLDEGDYRIRIGNSSRHTIPAVVLKLKKAVVTEQLRNEYPLSEELHEISKAGRTPCRDENWEDESIFVLTCDGNNIPLRKPCLEKEEVVTYTTDPDYKPTMPYEKVKVVQKKSITLKDVKEGRESLEDFVAQMDTEELATLNCGTGWGVTNQEQPIIGENSSTIPGAAGETTGSLFAKYGIPSIVMADGPAGIRVKQEFEATDLSTGKKVKKHQFCTVWPVGTLLAQSFDRDLLFRVGCGIAEEMEEYGITMILGPSLNIHRDPLCGRNFEYFSEDPLVSGLMAAAITRGIQSRPGTGACIKHYAANNQESNRYAVDTIVSERALREIYLKGFEIAVKTAQPMAIMTSYNLINGVPTADSRDLNTDIARGEWGFQGLIMTDWNGGASTPYKSMHAGNDLIMPGGKQRALNIVMAVETVMPNFDDKGQIVFEKVVPFLPIRQAMWNSFTPKPDGKDTVTANLKEGYTAEEKDGVILVNGEKIHLNCVVQRTSPADFYMEYTDVTTDVAHVTGQGRQIVYRGNLRRKRSICVGDVQRCACHNLKVIMNSLAMYRTYPQLTPTPFSEHDRLEEWI, encoded by the coding sequence ATGCAGAACCAACTGGACTACCCGATGTCAATGAGGGAAAAGAGAAACGCGTCGCTTTCGCGAGAGGCCGCGGCGAGCGGCATGGTGCTTTTGGAGAACCGAAACGGAACACTACCTCTGAAAGCAGAGTCAAAGAAAATTGCTCTGTTCGGCTGCGGTGCAGTGCGTACGGTAAGAGGAGGAACCGGTTCCGGCGATCCGCTGAACGGAGGACTTCTTGGAGGCGGCATCGTTCATGTGAACCAAAGCCCTCGGTACCACATTAACATCATGCAATCTTTTCTGTCCGCAGGATATCATGTCGTTACGAAAGACTTGCTGAACGAGTACGCCGCAAAGTACGACGCAGCGGAAGAAAAATCAATCGGCGATCCTTTGCACATGTTTGTTTTTCCCGAGATGAGCTATTCTGCGGAGCAGGTTTCTCAATATGCTAAGATGACCGACACCGCCGTGTATGTCATCTCCAGAAATTCCGGAGAAGGTGCGGACCGCTGCCTAAAGAAAAATGTCACGATTGACGGAATGGAGTATGAGATCGGGGACTATGAAATCAGTCAGACCGAACGGAACAATGTGGAAGTAATTTCCAATGCTTTCCCGAAAATGATTCTGGTTCTAAACGTCGGCGGGGTTGTGGATATGAGCACCGTTCGGAAGAACTCGAAAATCGGCGCGGTACTCCTGATGTCGCAGGCTGGTCAGGAAGGCGGCGACGCACTTTTGGACGTGCTCACGGGCAGAGTCACGCCTTCCGGAAAGCTCACCGCAACCTGGGCGATGAAGTATAGCGATTATCCCGCGTCTGCCACCTTTGCCTACAACGACAACGATGTCAGCAAAGAAAAATATGAAGAGGGTATTTATGTCGGGTATCGGTATTTCGATACCTTCGGAATCGAACCATGTTACGAGTTCGGGTACGGCCTTTCTTACACGGAATTTTCCATGGAATGCCAAGGAGCCGAACTGGAAGGGGAGTGGGTCAAACTTCAGGTAAAAGTGAAAAATGAAGGCAGCGTGTATTCCGGGCGTGAAGTGGTGCAGGTTTATTACTCCGCCCCCGGCGGCTGGAATGAAATCAATGGCGTGGAAAAGCCGTTCCAGGAACTGGCCTCGTTTGCGAAAACAAAAGAACTCAAGCCCGGAGAATCTCAGACGCTCTTCATTCGGTTCCGAATCCGCGATATGGCTTCCTACTGTGAAAAAGACGCCTGCTATCGCTTGGATGAGGGCGATTACAGAATTCGTATCGGCAATTCATCCAGACATACGATTCCGGCTGTTGTTCTGAAGCTGAAAAAAGCGGTCGTGACGGAACAACTGCGCAACGAATATCCGCTTTCCGAAGAACTGCATGAAATCAGCAAAGCTGGCAGGACTCCATGCAGGGATGAAAACTGGGAGGATGAATCCATTTTTGTTCTAACATGCGACGGAAACAACATTCCGCTTCGGAAACCATGCCTTGAAAAAGAGGAAGTCGTAACTTATACGACAGACCCCGATTATAAACCCACGATGCCGTATGAAAAAGTAAAAGTCGTGCAAAAAAAGTCGATTACTCTGAAAGACGTGAAAGAAGGCAGAGAATCGCTGGAAGACTTCGTTGCTCAAATGGATACCGAAGAACTGGCTACACTAAACTGCGGTACGGGATGGGGCGTAACAAATCAGGAGCAACCAATCATCGGCGAAAACTCCAGCACCATTCCCGGTGCAGCCGGCGAGACAACTGGCAGCCTTTTTGCTAAGTATGGAATTCCGTCCATTGTAATGGCCGACGGACCGGCCGGAATTCGAGTCAAGCAGGAATTTGAAGCAACCGACTTATCTACCGGCAAAAAAGTCAAGAAACATCAGTTTTGCACGGTGTGGCCGGTCGGTACCCTGCTGGCGCAGAGTTTTGACCGAGACCTTCTTTTCCGTGTGGGCTGTGGCATTGCAGAAGAAATGGAAGAATACGGCATTACGATGATTCTCGGCCCGAGCCTGAATATTCATCGTGATCCGCTCTGCGGAAGAAATTTTGAGTATTTTTCCGAAGATCCGCTCGTTTCGGGCCTTATGGCTGCGGCGATAACACGCGGCATTCAATCCCGCCCCGGCACGGGTGCCTGCATCAAACACTACGCCGCCAACAATCAGGAGAGCAATCGGTATGCGGTAGATACCATCGTCAGCGAACGGGCGTTGCGGGAAATCTACCTCAAAGGCTTTGAAATTGCCGTGAAAACGGCCCAGCCGATGGCGATTATGACTTCGTATAATCTGATTAACGGCGTTCCGACGGCGGATTCCCGCGACCTGAACACCGACATCGCCCGCGGTGAATGGGGTTTTCAGGGACTGATTATGACGGACTGGAACGGGGGCGCATCCACCCCGTACAAATCCATGCACGCCGGGAATGACCTCATCATGCCGGGAGGAAAACAGCGGGCGTTAAACATCGTTATGGCTGTTGAGACCGTTATGCCGAATTTCGATGACAAAGGGCAGATTGTATTTGAAAAGGTAGTTCCGTTCCTTCCGATTCGGCAGGCAATGTGGAATTCCTTTACACCGAAGCCGGACGGAAAAGACACTGTAACGGCAAACTTGAAAGAAGGATACACTGCAGAAGAAAAAGACGGCGTGATTCTGGTAAACGGAGAAAAGATTCACCTGAACTGCGTGGTCCAAAGAACCAGCCCGGCTGATTTTTACATGGAGTATACCGACGTCACAACCGATGTGGCACACGTCACAGGCCAGGGACGGCAAATCGTCTATCGAGGCAACCTGCGGAGAAAAAGAAGCATCTGCGTCGGAGATGTTCAAAGATGTGCTTGCCACAATCTTAAGGTAATTATGAATTCCTTGGCCATGTACCGGACTTACCCGCAGTTGACGCCTACGCCCTTTTCGGAGCACGACCGGCTGGAAGAGTGGATCTGA
- a CDS encoding glycosyltransferase family 4 protein: MKVLQINSCCGVGSTGRIAADIYKALEEQGHQCKIAYGRGNAPEDIDTIRIGSSLDNYLHVIKTRIFDQHGFGSENATRALIKQIENYDPNIIHLHNVHGYYVNIDILFNYLKEAGKPVVWTLHDCWPFTGHCAYFDYCGCKKWETGCFACPQKREYPASFVADNSKSNYEKKKELFTSIKNMALVTPSQWLAGLVKQSFLREYPVHVIPNGIDLNVFQPTTGDFREKYHLQNKKIVLGVANIWDARKGLKYFLQLADKLDDSCQIVIVGVTNKQKKELPSKILGITRTDNVKQLAEIYTAADVFVNPTLEDNFPTTNLEALACGTPVITFKTGGSPESLDATCGITVDAGDLQKLAEAVEQVLQNRFTRESCIKRSRQFDANRSYADYLNLYNNLLHEAIS; this comes from the coding sequence GTGAAAGTTTTGCAGATTAATTCCTGTTGCGGTGTTGGAAGCACCGGGAGAATAGCCGCCGATATATATAAGGCATTGGAAGAACAAGGGCATCAATGCAAAATCGCCTATGGGAGAGGGAATGCTCCAGAGGACATTGATACCATAAGAATCGGTTCGAGTTTAGATAATTATTTGCACGTAATCAAAACCCGAATCTTTGACCAACATGGTTTTGGCTCTGAGAATGCTACCAGAGCGTTAATCAAGCAGATTGAAAATTATGACCCCAATATTATCCATCTACATAATGTTCATGGATATTATGTAAACATTGATATTCTGTTCAACTATTTAAAAGAAGCGGGAAAGCCTGTTGTCTGGACACTGCATGACTGTTGGCCATTCACAGGCCACTGCGCTTATTTTGATTATTGCGGTTGTAAAAAATGGGAAACAGGATGCTTTGCATGTCCGCAAAAGCGGGAATACCCTGCTAGCTTTGTCGCTGACAACTCAAAATCGAATTACGAGAAGAAAAAAGAGCTTTTCACGTCGATTAAAAATATGGCGCTTGTTACACCCTCCCAATGGTTAGCAGGGCTTGTGAAGCAGTCTTTTCTTAGGGAGTACCCCGTACATGTAATTCCGAATGGAATTGATTTAAATGTTTTCCAGCCAACAACCGGAGACTTTAGAGAGAAGTATCATCTGCAGAATAAAAAAATTGTTTTAGGCGTTGCAAATATTTGGGATGCGCGTAAGGGATTAAAGTATTTTTTGCAGCTGGCAGACAAATTAGATGATTCTTGCCAGATTGTGATTGTCGGTGTGACAAACAAGCAAAAAAAAGAACTGCCGTCTAAAATTCTGGGAATTACCAGAACGGATAATGTAAAACAACTGGCTGAAATCTATACTGCCGCTGATGTTTTTGTCAACCCAACCCTGGAGGATAATTTCCCCACCACGAATCTGGAAGCGCTGGCATGCGGTACCCCGGTAATCACATTCAAAACTGGAGGAAGTCCGGAAAGTTTGGATGCTACCTGCGGAATTACTGTGGATGCGGGCGATCTTCAGAAATTGGCGGAAGCGGTGGAGCAAGTGCTGCAAAACCGCTTTACTAGGGAATCCTGCATCAAAAGGTCTAGACAATTTGACGCAAATAGGTCTTACGCAGATTATTTGAATCTCTACAACAATTTATTGCATGAAGCAATATCATAA